Genomic DNA from Pseudomonas fluorescens:
TTGGTTGAGGGTGTTGTACAGCACGAGGTTGCCGTCGGTCTGGACGAGCAGTTCCTGTGGGTCGATGCCGTTGGTGTAGGGTGACCATGCCACGTTGCCGTCGCTGGTACCCAGGACCAGGTTGCCATCGGTCTGGACATCGAAGTAGGCACCGTTGTTGGTGCCTGTGGCCCAGATCGCGCTACCGGTGAACGAGCTGTTGGCCGCCACGGGACCTGTGACGACCTGGTACAGCACCAGGTTGCCGTCAGGCTGCAGCAGCAACACGTAACCGTTGTCGGCCGCTGCCGCCCACTGGCCGGGCAGCATCCGCGTGTTGGGTGGAATGTTGCCGTTGTCAGCCTGGACCGGATCGCCGAGCGGGACCGTGAGGAAGGCGCTGGGGTTGGTGGATGTTGCCAGCGTTATATCGCTCAGGTTGTTCATGTGGATCTCCTTTTCACGACATTGGGTGGACGCCTTGCGGTTGTTTTCACACGTGAGCGCGCGCAGTGCATGGGTACGGCTGCGCTCCCAAGAGTCCGGCGCGCCGGTGCCTGCTACGCCGATGCATTGATCGGGAAGTCTTTTCAAGTGTCGGGTTGCGAAGTCCCGGAGCGAATCAATCGTTCCCGGACTTGAGGTGGCCGAGGGAATGCTCAGCCAGGGAGGTGCCGTTCAATGTCGCCAGTGGCTGGCAGCACTGCACAAATGGTGGGGGCGGGTCTCTTCGTATATCCGTGGTTTGCGAGACGGTGCATGAGAATCTCCCTATCTATGCGGAAGAAGGCGTTCGAGCGTTGTGCCTTGCTGGGCGCGCATGGAGTGTAGCCCGGCGCCCATATCTTGCCTGAGCCCTCCCTTTTGCGCGGTGGTGGCCAGTGCCGTGCAAGGAGTGAGTCCAAACTTGAAACGCTGTGAATCTTGTACTTGATGAGTACGTTGCTGTTGCGACTAAAGTACTGGTTTGTATAAGCCTTAAGTGGGTATTTGTATAAAGGTTGGTCGTGTTAATTTGCTGTTGTGGTTAATGGTTAGAAGGGAATCTGCAGCATTATTCAAGGGTGACCCCTGTGGTGACTGAAAAAGCAGGTTTTCACATTCTTTCCAGCTATCGCCCTTATTGTCCCGGACATAAGGCCTTCGATTCTTGGTTTGATGACCTCTTCTGCGCTGCGGGCGGACAGGGGTTGCGCCCCCCATCTGCCATATTGAAATTCTTATAAAGAGCTGTATCGCCAAGTTCTTCCAAGGTGTTTGCCTCGGGGGCGGCGTAGCAGCCGTAATCGATTGTCATGCCGTGTCGTGCATACGTTAGATGCTGCCGTCTTTTGACGTTGGCCATAAATAGAATCAGGTGGGGAATGATATGAAGTTCAAGTCATTGCAGGCACGCATTTGTGTCACGGCAGGCGTATGCCTGTTTGTTTCATCCATCAGCCTGATTGTCTACGGGCTCTTCAGCGCCCGGGCCAACGAGCAATATGTTTCGACCGAGGTCAGCGCACTGGTTGAAAAATCAGCGATCCGGGAAATCCAGAACCTGGCCGAGTCCCGGGCCAACGCCATCCAGGCCAAGTTGCAGAATGCGCTGGATGCAGCCCGCACCATGGCCAATGCCTTTGCCGCCAGCAAGGCCTCGCAAAGCCCCCTGGCATTGGGCCGTGAACAGATCAACAGCGTACTGCTCAGCGTCCTCAAGGATAACCCGGACTTCAACGGCACCTACTCCTGCTGGGAACCGAATGCGTTGGACGGGCAGGATCCGGCGTTCCGCAATGCAGAGGATGGCAATAACCCGCTGACCGGGCGCTTCACGCCTTACTGGACGCGCAGCGCCGATGGCCACATCGCGGTGCAACCATTGGTCGAATATGACTCCCCGGACCGCCATCCCAACGGTGTGCCCAAGGGCGGCTGGTACAGCGGCCCGCGCGACACCCTCAAGGAAAGCGTGCTCGACCCGATTCCTTATGTGGTCCAGGGGAAAAACGTCTGGCTGACCACCTTGTCGGTGCCCATCGTATCCAACGGCAAGTTCTACGGTGTGGTCGGGGCTGACTTCGATATCGCGTTTATCCAGAAACTCAGCGAGCAGATGTCTGCCGATCTCTACGGCGGCAAAGGCACGGTTTCGATCTTGAGTAACCAGGGCTTGGTGGTTGCGGACAGCCAGCGGACCGACCTGATTGGCCAGCCGATCAAGGCCTTGTTGCCTGACTCCTGGGAAAAAGTGCTCCGCGATATCCAGGGCGGTCGGAGTGATGGCCTGCTCAATGCGCAAACACAGAACATCGAAGTGCTGATGCCCATTGCGCTCGGTCGCACGGGCAAGCCCTGGGCGGTGTTGATTCGCCTGCCCAAGGCTGTGGTCATGAGCCAGGCCATCGCCCTGGAGCAGGAACTGCAAGCGCGCAGCCTCAACAACAGCATCTGGCAGGTATCGGTAGGGTTGGTCATTTCGTTGTTGGCCCTGGCTGCCCTGTGGTATGCTGCGGCAAAAATCGTTGGGCCGATTCGCGAAGCCGCCGCCTTGGCCGCCACCATCAGCCTGGGGGATTTCTCTCGTCGCCTGGTGCAGAAATCCGAAGATGAAGTCGGGCAGTTGTCTGCGGCCCTCAACGACATGTCTGAAAGCCTGCAACGGCAGGTGCGGGTGGCCGAGCGTATTTCCGAAGGTGACCTGGATCTGGAGGTCCGCTTGTCTTCGCCCCATGACACCCTTGGCAAGTCATTGGAGAAAATGGTCAGCAACCTGAACCAGCTGATTTCCGAGGTTCAAATCAGCGCCACCCAGATCACCGGCAGCTCGGCGCAGGTCACCGACTTGAGTCAGTCACTCTCGGACGGAGCTTCCAATTCCGCCTCGTCCATCACCGAAATCAGCGCGGTGATGACGCAGATGGCCGCCCAGACCCGGGACAATGCCGCCAACGCCAAGAAGGCCGATGAGCAATCCCAGGCCTCGCGGGCCGATGCCGGGGAAAGCGACAAACTGATGAGCGAACTGATTGCCGCCATGGCCGAAATCGACAACTCGGGCAAGGACATCACCGCGATCATCACCACCATCGACAACATCGCCGCACAAACCAACCTGCTGGCCTTGAACGCGGCGATCGAGGCTGCCCGGGCTGGTGAGCTTGGGCGCGGTTTTGCCGTGGTCGCCGATGAAGTGCGTAGCCTGGCCGCCCGCAGTGCCGAGGCCGCCCAGCAGACTGCCGCGCTGATCGCCGATTCATCGAGCAAGACTCAGCGTGGCATGATCATCGCCGGCCGGACCGCCGAATCGCTGAAGAACATCGTCAGTGGAACGGGCGCGGTGTCGAGCCTGGTTTCGCTGATCTACCAGGCCTCCAGCGAGCAGGCTTCAGGCTTGCAGCAGGCCAGTATCGGGCTTGAGCAGATCGACGAAGTGACGCAGAAAAACCAGTCGAATTCGCAAGAGTGTGCAGTGGCGGCCAAGGACCTCTCAGAGCGAGCTTCCCTGATGCAGCGGGTGTTGGGACGCTTCAAGGTCAAAAGAGGCTAATGGGCATCCGTGGCGAGGGCGGAAATTCCCTCGCCACGGCGATCACAAACCTCGAATGAACCGCATTACGACATAGCAGGCTTTTTGTTATCCTCCCCGCCTTCTTTCATGGACGAATACCGGGACAAGCTATGGCTAACAACCCCCCGTCACGCACCGGGACGATACTGCTGGGCCTGCTTTTTGCGCTGATCGGCATTGGCTTGCTGGGCATTGCCGTCAATCTCACCCTCGACCGTCGCGACTTCCTCGCCCGGGCACAGACCGTCGATGGCATCGTCAGCCACTTGAATGCCGGTGGTTCGCATCCTGAGATCGCCTTCACCACCGTCAGTGGTGAAAAAATTTCCTACCCCCAGGGCGGCTTTATCTTCGGCTATCAGAAGGACCAGCCGGTGCGGGTGCATTACCTGCCCGAGCAGCCGACGGCCAGCGCCATTGTCGATGCCCCGGCGGCACTGTGGGGCACTTCCGGTGTACTGGGTTTTATCGGCCTGGTGTTCACTCTTGTCGGCCTGCTGAAAGCCACCCGTCAACGCGGTCGCGATGCGGTTCATTCACATAAAGGACTTTGAACGTATGAGCTACAACATCCCACTCCCGGTTAATGAAAGTCGCTGGCAGTACCAGACCGCTAGCGGTGGTGGCCTGACCGTGGTCATGGTGGCGGGCAGTGGTGGCTCGATTATCCTGCGCTCGCCCCAGGGCGAAGACGTCAGCTACCGCTATGGCGGGGTCGGCGTGGGTGTCGGGTTTGGCGCCAGGCTGCCGCGTTTCGGCAAGATCAATATCCAGATCAAGGGCAAGGGTGTGGCTGCGGCCGGTGCGGCAGAGGCGTTTCCCAGCACTGGCAAGGTGTTTGTCAGCGACGCCCTGGTCGATCGCGACCTGACCAGTGACGATATCACCGGCCCTTGCATGTATACCGAAGTGGGCGTGGGCCTGGGGATCGGCGGTTCGGCCACAGCGCTGCTGTTCGGGCTCGATCCCAAGTTGCTGGCGCTATCGGTGGCCCTGAGTTCCAACCCGGCAACCTCGCTCATCGCTTCGACCACGGTCAACCGGCAACTGGCACGCTCGGCCAAGGGCGCGGTGGTCATGGCCGGGGTGAACGCTGGCCTGCAGGCCGGTGGTGGCGCGGCGATCTACATGGGCTATCTATTCTAGTCGGATTGTGCGAGCGAACAACAATCCCGGCATCTAAAACCTGTGGGAATGAGTTTGTTCCCGCAGGGAGTTGCACCCATAAAAATTGGCATGTGCCGAAAGCATAATGAAAATATCAGTCATCGCTTCGCTAGGGTTTTTATCGCTCATTCAAACATCACTGGCCTTTGCGGATAATGCCAATGGGAAAAATCTCTATCTACAGAGATGTGCCATGTGTCATGGGGCGGATATCAAGGGGACAGGGCCGTTGGCTCATAAAAGCAATCCTCCTACGCCTGACCTTACAACGTCCGCTTTCAAGAAACGACTGAGTGATTATCCGGGTGTCATCGTGTCGTCGATAATACTGCGACCCAATGGGGATTTGATTCCGAGGACCTTGCGAGAGAATGGTGTGAAGCTGCCGCCGCATTCTTGGAGTGTTAAGGAATTTCGCGATTTGAATCAGTATATGGATGGCGTGATTTCAAAGAGCCGATGATCTCTGGGTGCGATAGAGACGGTTTGGGAGGGTGTGTGTATCCGTTTCTGCGGTAAGGGCTACTGGCGGCCGATACTGGCAAGAAGAATCTAATAAACAGCCTCATGCAGGCTGCCCATGCGTGATGGTTCGTATGGATCAATTGCCGTGGTGACGGTTCGCCGGCAAAGCCAGCGCGATGCCCCCCAGTACCACGGCTGAGACCATCAACAAGCGGATCGACATAGGCTCGCTCAAGAGCCAGACGCCCCCCAGCGCAGCAATGATGGGTACGCTTAATTGAAGGGTTGCCGCTTGCTGCGAGCTGATTTGCTTAACCGTGCCGTACCAGAGCGCATAGCCGCAACCTGACGCCAATACACCTGAAGCCAGCGCGTACAGCACGCCAGGCGAACTCATGTGAGCACCACTTCCGAAAGCCATGCCGGGGCCAAGCAAAAACAGCAACGGAAGGCTTCTTGCAAAATTGCCCGTGGTGTCGGCGAGCGGGTTGGCGGACCTTTTGCCGAGCACCGAGTAAATGCCCCACGACACTCCCGACATCGCCATGAGCAATGCGCTGCCAATAGGCGGCGCATCAGCGCCCGGCAGCAACATTGCAAGCAGACCGCAGAACGCCGTTATCATGCCTATCAGCACTTTTTTCTGAATCTGCTCTCCTTCTTGCCAGGAACGGATGAACATCGTGATTTGCACCGCTCCAAACAGGATCAGGGCGCCCACGCCTGCACCTAGCTGAACATAGGCAATGGAGAAAAGGTAGGCGTAAAGAAAAAGAGAAAGGCCACCCCTCCAGCTACCGCCGATGCTTGGACGAGGATTACGACGCCAGATCAAGAGCAGCAGAAATACCCCGCCACTGAGCAACCGAATCGCCGTGAATGAATCGGGGTCAATTTGACCGTTCATCAGTGCCTGGCGGCAAAAAATCGAATTTGCGGCGAAGGCAACCAGGCACAGAATCGCCTGCAATGCCCAGATCGAACGGCTGGTTTCATTGCGGTCTGGGTCAGTTATCGCAGTCATCAGGCAAACGCTCCAACCAATAGAAAAACTTTACTGACTTGCTCTGTAGTTGCCGAAATTGAGCTCAACAATTCAGAGCTAATGGAATCTTTGGAGATCAGTAGGGTTCTCCACAACGAAGATTTTCTATGTCGGATGCGTAGATTTAATCAGTCGCGATGCGGCGTTTGTTTTCACACCATGACTTCATTCGAGCTGAATGCACCCCCCTACATAGCCCAGCTCGCAACAGGAGTCTTATATGCTCACCGGTAAAACAGCGTTGATCACTGGCGGTAACTCAGGCATCGGCCTGGCCACGGCGAAGGTGTTTCTGGCTCACGGTGCGCGCGTTGCGATCACCGGCCGCGATGCGGATAAATTGGCGGCGGCGCGCAGAGAGCTTGGCCCAGGTGTTATCACGTTGGTCGCTGATGTAAGTTCAAGCGAGCAACTCCGGCAAATGGCGAAGGTTGTCGAGCAGGAGTTCGGCGGCTTGGACATCTTCTTCGCCAATGCTGGAGTCGCGTTTGGAACGCCGCTGTCCAGCACGACCGAAGAGCAGTACGACAGGCTTATGGATATCAACGTGAAGGGCGTTTTCTTCTCGGTACAAGCCATTGAACCGATCATGCGCCCGGGCGGCTCTATCATCCTTTCCACATCCTGGCTCAATCAGGTTGGTGCTCCGGACCGGACGCTGTTATCGGCTTCCAAGGCTGCTGTCCGCTGTTTCGCGCGTACCCTTTCGGCAGAGTTGTTGGAGCGTCGCATTCGAGTCAACGCGGTCAGCCCCGGTGCTATCGAAACCCCGATTCACCATCAGCCAAACCAAAGTGAAGAGGAGTACCGTGCTTATGCCGAGCGAGTGGGTGCGCAAGCGCCCATCGGCCGTATGGGGCGCGCTGAGGAAGTTGCGGCGGCGGTGCTCTTTTTAGCCAGTGATGCTTCAAGCTACATGCTGGGTGCTGAAGTAGTCGTCGATGGTGGCAGGGCAGAGTTGTGATGGAGGAGCTTGTTAACGACGACCGCCAAAAAAGGGCAATTGTGCATAGCTCTACGCTGCCATGGATTCATAGCCCGATCGCAGGAGTGGATCGGCGCCCTTTGTATCGGGTCGGTGGCGAACAGGCGCGGGCAACTTCAATGGTGCGGTACGCTCCCGGCAGTGCGTTCAGCGCGCATGTTCACTCGGGCGGAGAGGAGTTCCTGGTGTTGGAGGGTGTCTTTGAAGATGAACACGGCCGATATCCCGCAGGTACTTATGTACGTAATCCTCCTGGCAGCCGGCACGCTCCAGGAGCGAGCTGCGGCTGCACAATCTTTGTTCGCTTGCGCCAGTTCCATCCCGCAGACCGGCACCCGGTAGTCTTGCGTATTGGAACTCAAAACAATCAGCTTCTGTACGAGAGTGAGCATGAGCGCGTCTGGGTGGAGGCTATACCGGCTGGAACCCAGCAGACTCGAGCTAATCACAGAGGACTGGAGTTGCTGGTGCTGGAGGGCGAATTGATAGGCGAAGGTTTCCTGCTGCAACCACTCAGTTGGTTGCGTTTACCGCAGGGCGAACACTTTGTGGTGAAAGCGGGCACGCAAGGTGCTCGCGTCTGGATCAAGGATGCTTCGCCAGATCTAGGCGTGTGATCCGGCTTGCTCTGCCTCGGCAATCAACCAGTCCCGGAAGGCTTGGATTTTCGGTAGTTCACTGCACTCAGCGCGGTAGACGACGTAATAGGCCTGGGTCAACGGGCAGTCCAGCCCTTTGTCCGCAAACGGCCGTATCAGGCGGCCCGTCGACAAATCATCGCGCACCATCACGCTGCGGGCGAGCGCCAAGCCTTGGCCGTCTATCGCGGCTTGCAGGACTGAAGCCGAGTTGTTGATCCGCAATCCGTGGTCAGACTTGATGTGCGTAAAACCAGAGGCGTCCAGCCACATTCGCCACGTGGGATAGTCACGATCGTTGGCCATGGATAGATCATGGATCAGCGTGCAATCGGCCAAAGCCTCGGCTATCAGCTTGCCGTCCTTGAGCAGAGGGAAGTCGGGCGCGCAGACGGGGAACATCACCTCATCCATCAAGTGCACGGCGATGAGACCTGGCCACTTTCCTGCACCGTATCGCACTCCGACATCGATGCGCTCGACCTGAAAATCCACGGATCGAGCGTTCGTGTCCAGCAGTACATCCAGATCCGGGTGGTCCTGCTGAAAGCGCTCGATTCGTGGCAGTAGCCACTTGGATGCGAAGGCCGGGCTCACCGTGACCGTAAGCCCGGCATGTACGCTGGCATCCTTTAGCCGGGCGAGACCAATCGACAGCCGATCAAAGCCCTCTCTGATATCCGGCAAGGCCACTCGGGCGACGTCCGTGAGCATCAGGCGCGCAGTACCGCTACTCGCGCGCGTGAACAGGGAAATACCCAGCCACGACTCCAAGTTACGGACCTGTTGCCCCACGGCGGCTGGCGTGACGTTCAGTTCGGCGGCGGCTGCGGAGAAGCTTTGGTGCCGCGCGGCGGCTTCGAATGCACGCAGGGCGTTTAGATAAGCGGGAGTGGTCATTGATAGTTTTTCTATCTCTTAAAACAAAATCTTCTGCGTTGTCGCTGTGAGCGCAGCCGTGAAGAATGCACACCAAGCCAACGGATTAGTACCCAGAAGATAGCAGAAACAGGGTCAATTCCAAGGCGTAGTTGTTTCTCACCCCTTGCGCTCAGTGTCACTGAGGAGATCAAAGCATGAATAGTTTTTCTAACAAGATTGCGATTGTTACCGGCGGTGGTTCAGGCATTGGTAAGGAAGTAACCAAACGGCTCGTTGAAGCGGGCGCCAGTGTTGTCATCGGTGGTCGAGATGCTGTGAAACTGGCCCAGGTTGCCCAGGAAATTGATGCCTCGGGTCAAAAGGTCCGCTTTCATGCGGGGGATATCGCCAAGCCTGCCACCGCGCAAGCACTGGTTGACCTCGCAGCGAGCAGCTTCGGCGGCGTAGACATCCTCATCAACAACGCCGGCATCTTCAACCCTAAGCCATTTCTTGAGGTGAGCCCGGAGGAATATGACGCGTTTCTGGACATTATCCTCAAAGGCAAGTTTTTCATGGCCCAGGCTGCGGCCAAAGCCATGCTGAAGCGCGGCGGCGGCGCAATCGTCCAGACCGGTTCTTTGTGGGCGATCCAGGCCATCGGCGCGACGCCCTCGGCTGCCTATTCCGCCGCGAATGCGGGCGTCCACGCCCTGACTCGCAACTTGGCGCTTGAGCTGGCCGGCTCCAACATCCGCATTAACACGGTGGCGCCCGCAGTGGTTGAAACTCCGGTCTACGGGACCTTCATGGACGCTGATCAGGTCAAGGAAGTCTTACCGACCTTCAACGCTTTCCACCCGCTTGGCCGCAACGGTCAGCCAGCAGATGTGGCCCAAGCGATGTTGTTCCTCGCCTCGGATGAAGCCTCGTGGATCACCGGCACTGTATTGCCAGTCGATGGCGGCGTGACTGCCGGTCGTAACTAATCAGGAGAGATGCAACATGATGAACTGGAATGAGTATTTTGCGGGCCTGATGGGTAACGTCAGTGAGTTCGCCAAACTGGCCCCGGAAACCATGCGTGGCCTCCACACCATCGGCAGCGCCCCGGCTAAGCACCTGGAGCCGAAGATCCATGAGCTGATCGCCTTGTCCGTGGCAATCACCACACGTTGTGACGGCTGTATTGCCTCCCACGTCCAGGCTGCGCTCAAGCATGATGCAACCCGCGAAGAAATCGCTGAAGCGCTGGGCGTAGCCATCTCGCTCAATGCTGGGGCGGCACTGACTTACACCGCGCGGGTATTCGATGCCGTGTCTGCCTTCGAGAAACACTGATATAACTGGGCGCCGGATGGCGCCCTTTTTTTGTCCCGGAGGGCACCCATGACTACACAGAAAATTGCCATCATTGGAGGAGGTCTGGCTGGTGTTTATGCAGCCTATCGCCTTCGTGGTCTTGGCATAGACTTCGATCTGTTCGAAGCACAAGGTCGACTTGGTGGAAGAATTCTTTCAACGGAGGTGGGTGGCTTTGATCTCGGGCCGACGTGGTTCTGGCCAGACTGCCAGCCTCGCATGCAAAGCCTGGTCGAGGAGTTGGGCTTACCTACGTTTCAGCAACACGAAGAAGGGGATGCGCTGGTAGAGCGCTGGGCCACTGATCTGGTTCGTAGAGAGGGGTATCGCTCGGGCAACGTTTCGATGCGTATAGAAGGGGGAACAGGCCGCTTGGTTAAAGCGCTCGCGGCTTCATTGCCACAAGCATCTGTCCACGTCGATGCAGCGCTGACGGACATCCAAATCGACGATCAGGCTATACGCTTAACGCTCTCTGAAGGCCGAGTTCACTCTTCGATTTACTCACAGATTTGGCTGGCTATACCTCCTCGGCTAACAGGGAAAATTCATTTTACGCCGCCCCTCTCTCGGCAAAAATTGCAGCAGATGAACAGCATGCCGACATGGATGGCGTCACACGCTAAATACGTTGCACGATATGCCAGGCCATTCTGGCGTGAGCACGGTCTCTCGGGCGATGCGTTCAGCGGTGTTGGCCCACTAGGTGAAGTTCACGACGCCTGTAATGAAAGCGGGGCAGCACTCTTCGGTTTTCTAAGTATGAATGCGGCTCGACGCCAAAGCATGAATATGTCGGATTTGAAGGCGTTATGCCGGGAACAACTGAAGCGTCTCTTTGGCGATGAAGCGCTCAATCCAATTGAGGACTTCATACACGACTGGGCAACCGATCCATTTACTGCGACAGACGAGGATCAGGTTTCGCTGGGGTGGCACGGACGGCATGAGTTCACGCTGTCGCTCGATTCACCATGGAGCGATATATTTCATTTGATCGGCAGCGAGGTAGGTGGCGATCAAGGCGGCTACATGGAGGGCGCATTGGCAGCCGTCGATAAAGCACTGGGCGGGCTTATCAGCAGCGACATTCGTACTGGATTCGGTTTGGAGGAGCGGTTAGGTCGAAAGCACAACTGTACGGGCTGAATGTCGGTTATGTGAATCTCTACTGGCAACGCTCGGATCTCAATGGATGGGGATGGTGGGGC
This window encodes:
- a CDS encoding methyl-accepting chemotaxis protein; the protein is MVSNLNQLISEVQISATQITGSSAQVTDLSQSLSDGASNSASSITEISAVMTQMAAQTRDNAANAKKADEQSQASRADAGESDKLMSELIAAMAEIDNSGKDITAIITTIDNIAAQTNLLALNAAIEAARAGELGRGFAVVADEVRSLAARSAEAAQQTAALIADSSSKTQRGMIIAGRTAESLKNIVSGTGAVSSLVSLIYQASSEQASGLQQASIGLEQIDEVTQKNQSNSQECAVAAKDLSERASLMQRVLGRFKVKRG
- a CDS encoding DUF3592 domain-containing protein — its product is MANNPPSRTGTILLGLLFALIGIGLLGIAVNLTLDRRDFLARAQTVDGIVSHLNAGGSHPEIAFTTVSGEKISYPQGGFIFGYQKDQPVRVHYLPEQPTASAIVDAPAALWGTSGVLGFIGLVFTLVGLLKATRQRGRDAVHSHKGL
- a CDS encoding c-type cytochrome, with amino-acid sequence MKISVIASLGFLSLIQTSLAFADNANGKNLYLQRCAMCHGADIKGTGPLAHKSNPPTPDLTTSAFKKRLSDYPGVIVSSIILRPNGDLIPRTLRENGVKLPPHSWSVKEFRDLNQYMDGVISKSR
- a CDS encoding DMT family transporter — encoded protein: MMTAITDPDRNETSRSIWALQAILCLVAFAANSIFCRQALMNGQIDPDSFTAIRLLSGGVFLLLLIWRRNPRPSIGGSWRGGLSLFLYAYLFSIAYVQLGAGVGALILFGAVQITMFIRSWQEGEQIQKKVLIGMITAFCGLLAMLLPGADAPPIGSALLMAMSGVSWGIYSVLGKRSANPLADTTGNFARSLPLLFLLGPGMAFGSGAHMSSPGVLYALASGVLASGCGYALWYGTVKQISSQQAATLQLSVPIIAALGGVWLLSEPMSIRLLMVSAVVLGGIALALPANRHHGN
- a CDS encoding SDR family oxidoreductase — protein: MLTGKTALITGGNSGIGLATAKVFLAHGARVAITGRDADKLAAARRELGPGVITLVADVSSSEQLRQMAKVVEQEFGGLDIFFANAGVAFGTPLSSTTEEQYDRLMDINVKGVFFSVQAIEPIMRPGGSIILSTSWLNQVGAPDRTLLSASKAAVRCFARTLSAELLERRIRVNAVSPGAIETPIHHQPNQSEEEYRAYAERVGAQAPIGRMGRAEEVAAAVLFLASDASSYMLGAEVVVDGGRAEL
- a CDS encoding cupin domain-containing protein is translated as MEELVNDDRQKRAIVHSSTLPWIHSPIAGVDRRPLYRVGGEQARATSMVRYAPGSAFSAHVHSGGEEFLVLEGVFEDEHGRYPAGTYVRNPPGSRHAPGASCGCTIFVRLRQFHPADRHPVVLRIGTQNNQLLYESEHERVWVEAIPAGTQQTRANHRGLELLVLEGELIGEGFLLQPLSWLRLPQGEHFVVKAGTQGARVWIKDASPDLGV
- the gcvA gene encoding transcriptional regulator GcvA — encoded protein: MTTPAYLNALRAFEAAARHQSFSAAAAELNVTPAAVGQQVRNLESWLGISLFTRASSGTARLMLTDVARVALPDIREGFDRLSIGLARLKDASVHAGLTVTVSPAFASKWLLPRIERFQQDHPDLDVLLDTNARSVDFQVERIDVGVRYGAGKWPGLIAVHLMDEVMFPVCAPDFPLLKDGKLIAEALADCTLIHDLSMANDRDYPTWRMWLDASGFTHIKSDHGLRINNSASVLQAAIDGQGLALARSVMVRDDLSTGRLIRPFADKGLDCPLTQAYYVVYRAECSELPKIQAFRDWLIAEAEQAGSHA
- a CDS encoding SDR family NAD(P)-dependent oxidoreductase gives rise to the protein MNSFSNKIAIVTGGGSGIGKEVTKRLVEAGASVVIGGRDAVKLAQVAQEIDASGQKVRFHAGDIAKPATAQALVDLAASSFGGVDILINNAGIFNPKPFLEVSPEEYDAFLDIILKGKFFMAQAAAKAMLKRGGGAIVQTGSLWAIQAIGATPSAAYSAANAGVHALTRNLALELAGSNIRINTVAPAVVETPVYGTFMDADQVKEVLPTFNAFHPLGRNGQPADVAQAMLFLASDEASWITGTVLPVDGGVTAGRN
- a CDS encoding carboxymuconolactone decarboxylase family protein, with protein sequence MMNWNEYFAGLMGNVSEFAKLAPETMRGLHTIGSAPAKHLEPKIHELIALSVAITTRCDGCIASHVQAALKHDATREEIAEALGVAISLNAGAALTYTARVFDAVSAFEKH
- a CDS encoding flavin monoamine oxidase family protein gives rise to the protein MTTQKIAIIGGGLAGVYAAYRLRGLGIDFDLFEAQGRLGGRILSTEVGGFDLGPTWFWPDCQPRMQSLVEELGLPTFQQHEEGDALVERWATDLVRREGYRSGNVSMRIEGGTGRLVKALAASLPQASVHVDAALTDIQIDDQAIRLTLSEGRVHSSIYSQIWLAIPPRLTGKIHFTPPLSRQKLQQMNSMPTWMASHAKYVARYARPFWREHGLSGDAFSGVGPLGEVHDACNESGAALFGFLSMNAARRQSMNMSDLKALCREQLKRLFGDEALNPIEDFIHDWATDPFTATDEDQVSLGWHGRHEFTLSLDSPWSDIFHLIGSEVGGDQGGYMEGALAAVDKALGGLISSDIRTGFGLEERLGRKHNCTG